The following proteins are encoded in a genomic region of Thiomicrospira sp. R3:
- a CDS encoding GNAT family N-acetyltransferase, whose translation MELHLVRQIADIDRQAWNGLVIDNNPFLRHEFLLALEEHQCVSDKFGWYAQHVALYDQGRLIAAMPLYAKTNSYGEFVFDQAWSQAWQSVGLGYFPKWVSSIPYAPVTGQRFLIAPDQQADQIRAFLVKHLQKIATEQGVSGWHILFAEHYAAPNDQAWLSSQPDWLIRHDCHFHWFNRGYQTFDDFLAQLKPKKRKNIKQERRKVEQAGVGLRRLNGHTASEQDWQDFAYLYEKTFAEKHSIATLNQGFFQAVAQALPDQVLLVMAERDGKTIAGSLMFVSDSVLFGRHWGCMDDVNSLHFEACYCQGIEFAIEKGLQRFEPGAGGEHKIARGFEPVITQSAHWLAQNPFPSGIAGFVAEEKAMIDDCFKQSWLQRPFKLND comes from the coding sequence ATGGAATTACATTTAGTTCGTCAGATTGCGGATATTGATCGCCAGGCCTGGAATGGGCTGGTTATTGATAATAATCCGTTTTTGCGTCATGAGTTTTTGCTGGCGCTAGAAGAGCATCAATGCGTGAGTGATAAATTTGGTTGGTATGCGCAGCATGTTGCTTTGTATGATCAAGGCCGTTTGATTGCGGCGATGCCGCTTTATGCCAAAACCAATTCCTATGGTGAGTTTGTATTCGACCAGGCCTGGTCGCAGGCTTGGCAGTCGGTGGGTTTGGGTTATTTTCCTAAATGGGTGAGTTCGATTCCTTATGCACCGGTGACAGGGCAACGGTTTTTAATCGCGCCCGATCAGCAAGCCGATCAAATCCGTGCATTTTTAGTTAAACATCTGCAAAAGATAGCCACAGAGCAGGGCGTGAGCGGTTGGCATATTTTATTTGCCGAGCATTATGCCGCGCCAAACGACCAGGCCTGGTTGTCATCGCAACCGGATTGGTTGATTCGACACGATTGCCACTTTCATTGGTTTAATCGCGGTTATCAAACCTTTGATGACTTTCTTGCCCAGCTTAAACCCAAAAAACGTAAGAATATCAAACAAGAACGCCGCAAAGTTGAACAAGCAGGTGTAGGCTTACGCCGGTTAAATGGCCACACCGCTAGCGAACAAGATTGGCAAGATTTTGCGTATTTGTATGAAAAAACCTTTGCCGAAAAACACAGTATAGCGACCTTAAACCAAGGGTTTTTTCAGGCAGTGGCTCAGGCTTTGCCGGATCAGGTGTTATTGGTGATGGCGGAACGCGATGGGAAAACGATTGCCGGTTCGTTAATGTTTGTGAGCGATTCGGTGTTATTTGGCCGCCATTGGGGTTGCATGGACGATGTGAACAGCCTTCATTTTGAGGCTTGTTATTGCCAAGGCATTGAGTTTGCAATCGAAAAAGGTTTGCAGCGTTTTGAACCCGGCGCGGGCGGCGAGCATAAAATCGCACGCGGTTTTGAACCGGTGATCACGCAATCGGCACATTGGTTAGCACAGAATCCTTTTCCGAGTGGCATTGCGGGGTTTGTTGCAGAAGAAAAAGCCATGATTGATGACTGTTTCAAGCAATCATGGCTGCAGCGTCCTTTTAAGTTAAACGACTAA
- a CDS encoding DUF3820 family protein, protein MNPDNLKQLVTVTMPYGKYQGRIVADLPGHYLNWHAREGFPVGHLGRLLALNCIVKR, encoded by the coding sequence ATGAATCCAGATAACTTAAAACAACTCGTTACCGTCACGATGCCTTACGGCAAATACCAAGGGCGAATTGTTGCTGATTTGCCAGGACATTACCTTAATTGGCATGCGCGTGAGGGCTTTCCAGTAGGTCATTTAGGGCGGTTATTAGCCCTGAATTGCATCGTAAAGCGGTGA
- a CDS encoding HAD-IA family hydrolase translates to MNLACVLFDLDGTLLDTSYDFSYALNLLCDECAVPNPSYNQVRNTVSQGGAAVTRLAFPDNDDADFEDKRRRFLSIYKQNIALHTQLFPGLQAGLVYLAEKKIPWGIVTNKPTDLTEHLLAHFTFPTPPKTVICGDTLAVRKPDPKPMWLAAEQCGIKPEDCLYLGDHPRDIEAGLNAGMKTGAALFGYLAPEKMADLDHADFIFRTPYDITKFIKEQLS, encoded by the coding sequence ATGAATCTAGCCTGTGTTCTTTTTGACCTTGATGGCACCCTACTCGACACCTCCTACGACTTTAGTTATGCCCTGAATCTGCTTTGCGACGAATGTGCGGTTCCCAACCCAAGCTATAACCAAGTTCGCAATACCGTATCTCAAGGCGGTGCAGCCGTAACGCGCTTGGCATTTCCTGATAACGACGACGCGGATTTTGAAGACAAACGTCGGCGATTTCTTAGTATCTATAAACAAAATATCGCCCTGCACACCCAATTGTTCCCAGGCTTACAAGCAGGCCTGGTTTATCTGGCGGAAAAAAAGATTCCTTGGGGAATTGTAACCAACAAACCCACCGATCTAACGGAGCATTTACTCGCCCACTTTACCTTTCCCACCCCACCTAAAACCGTTATTTGCGGCGACACCCTAGCGGTACGCAAACCAGACCCTAAACCCATGTGGCTGGCAGCCGAACAATGCGGCATAAAACCAGAGGATTGCCTATATCTTGGCGATCATCCCAGAGATATCGAGGCAGGATTAAATGCAGGCATGAAAACCGGAGCCGCGTTATTTGGTTACCTTGCACCCGAAAAAATGGCTGACCTTGATCATGCCGACTTTATATTTCGCACACCCTATGACATAACCAAATTTATAAAAGAGCAACTAAGTTAA
- the gyrA gene encoding DNA gyrase subunit A, translating into MSDFAREIHPISLEEEMKQSYLSYAMSVIIGRALPDVRDGLKPVHRRVLYAMNELHNDWNKPYKKSARVVGDVIGKYHPHGDTAVYDTIVRMAQPFSLRYMLVDGQGNFGSIDGDNPAAMRYTEVRMAKIAHELLADLEKETVDFTANYDGSEHEPNVMPSRIPNLLVNGSAGIAVGMATNIPPHNLVETVNACLALIEDPDIDVTGLMEHVPGPDFPTHGIINGTRGIREAYETGRGRVQIRARYFIETDKSGKQTIVVSEIPYQVNKAKLIERIAELIKEKKIEGITALRDESDKDGMRIVIELRRGEMPEIMVNNLYKLTSMQTVFGVNMVALINGQPKLLNLKEIITAFVRHRREVVTRRTIFDLRKAREKAHLLEGLAVALSNIDEMIALIKSSPSPQIAKEKMLERDWPAGNVIQLLERVEANDTRPEDLGPGFGMVEADIYRLSPTQAQAILEMRLHRLTGLEQDKILEEYKGLIAKIFEFLEILRNPDRLTEVVREELVEVRDQYGDARRTEIDHAYVDLDQEDLIAVEERIITLSQDGYIKTQPLSDYRAQKRGGRGKSASAMKEEDQVGQILVASTHDMLLCFSNRGKLYWKKTWQLPLASRGAKGKPIVNVFPLEDGESISAILPVSEFDDKHFVFMATKHAVVKRVALSDFSRPRANGIIALDLLDGDELVGTALTNGEQEVMLFANGGKAIRFKESNARVMGRTARGVRGMRLAEGQQVISMQIAMPDTLILTATEHGFGKCTPVGDYSTINRGGQGVISIKTSERNGQVISAVTVTPDQEAVLITNKATLVRIRVKDISVVGRNTQGVKLINVGKDEVVVGLAVVNVSEEEDALDEEIMNENSDAVGEKTVEGSDANEAGAEILDNKNAE; encoded by the coding sequence ATGTCAGATTTTGCACGTGAAATACACCCTATATCGCTAGAAGAAGAAATGAAGCAGTCCTATTTGAGTTATGCGATGAGCGTAATTATAGGACGTGCACTACCCGATGTGCGTGATGGCTTAAAACCCGTTCACCGCCGTGTGCTCTATGCGATGAATGAACTGCATAATGATTGGAACAAGCCCTACAAAAAGTCCGCGCGTGTTGTGGGTGATGTTATTGGTAAATACCATCCGCATGGCGATACCGCTGTATATGACACGATTGTTCGTATGGCTCAGCCCTTTTCTTTGCGTTATATGCTGGTCGACGGACAGGGTAACTTCGGTTCGATTGATGGCGATAACCCGGCCGCGATGCGTTATACCGAAGTGCGGATGGCAAAAATAGCCCATGAATTACTTGCCGACCTTGAAAAAGAAACCGTTGACTTCACGGCTAACTACGACGGCTCTGAACACGAACCGAATGTTATGCCTAGCCGCATTCCTAACCTTTTAGTTAATGGTTCAGCCGGTATCGCGGTGGGTATGGCGACCAATATTCCACCACACAACCTAGTCGAAACCGTTAATGCTTGCTTGGCACTGATTGAAGATCCTGATATTGATGTAACCGGTCTTATGGAGCATGTGCCTGGCCCTGATTTCCCAACCCACGGGATTATTAACGGCACACGCGGCATTCGTGAAGCTTATGAAACAGGGCGTGGGCGGGTACAGATTCGTGCGCGTTATTTTATTGAGACCGATAAATCCGGCAAACAAACGATTGTGGTCAGTGAAATTCCTTATCAGGTTAACAAGGCCAAGCTAATTGAGCGTATTGCTGAGCTGATTAAAGAAAAGAAAATCGAAGGCATTACCGCGCTGCGTGATGAGTCGGATAAAGATGGTATGCGTATTGTGATTGAGTTACGTCGTGGTGAAATGCCCGAGATAATGGTCAATAACCTCTACAAACTTACCTCGATGCAAACGGTATTTGGTGTAAATATGGTGGCGCTGATTAATGGTCAGCCTAAGCTATTAAACCTCAAAGAAATCATTACCGCTTTTGTGCGCCACCGCCGTGAAGTGGTTACGCGTCGCACTATTTTTGATTTGCGTAAAGCCCGTGAAAAAGCTCATTTACTTGAAGGCTTAGCGGTAGCGCTAAGCAATATCGATGAAATGATTGCGCTGATCAAATCCTCGCCATCACCGCAAATCGCGAAAGAAAAAATGCTTGAACGTGATTGGCCAGCGGGTAATGTGATTCAATTGCTTGAGCGTGTCGAAGCCAACGATACCCGCCCTGAGGATTTAGGCCCAGGCTTTGGTATGGTCGAGGCGGACATTTACCGTTTATCACCGACCCAAGCTCAAGCGATTCTGGAAATGCGTTTGCACCGTTTAACCGGGCTAGAACAAGATAAAATTCTTGAAGAATACAAAGGCTTAATTGCCAAGATTTTTGAATTCCTTGAAATTTTGCGCAACCCAGATCGTTTAACCGAAGTGGTACGCGAAGAGCTGGTTGAAGTACGCGATCAGTATGGTGATGCGCGTCGCACTGAAATTGATCACGCTTATGTTGATTTAGATCAGGAAGATTTAATTGCGGTTGAAGAACGTATTATCACCTTGTCGCAAGATGGCTATATCAAAACACAACCCTTGAGTGATTATCGTGCTCAAAAACGCGGTGGACGCGGTAAGTCAGCCAGCGCGATGAAAGAAGAGGATCAAGTCGGTCAGATTCTCGTTGCCAGCACTCATGATATGCTGCTTTGTTTCTCAAACCGTGGCAAGCTTTATTGGAAAAAAACCTGGCAGTTGCCGCTCGCAAGTCGCGGTGCTAAAGGTAAGCCTATTGTTAACGTGTTTCCGCTTGAAGACGGTGAGAGCATTTCGGCTATTTTGCCCGTTAGCGAATTTGATGATAAACACTTTGTATTTATGGCGACCAAGCATGCGGTAGTCAAACGTGTGGCCTTGTCTGATTTTTCACGGCCACGTGCTAATGGTATTATCGCATTAGATTTATTAGATGGCGACGAACTGGTGGGTACTGCACTGACTAATGGCGAGCAGGAAGTGATGTTGTTTGCTAATGGCGGCAAAGCGATTCGCTTTAAAGAATCAAATGCCCGTGTAATGGGGCGTACAGCTCGCGGTGTACGCGGGATGAGGTTAGCGGAAGGTCAACAGGTTATTAGCATGCAGATCGCGATGCCTGATACCTTGATTCTAACAGCTACCGAACATGGTTTTGGAAAATGCACACCTGTAGGTGATTACTCAACGATTAATCGTGGTGGTCAAGGGGTGATCTCGATTAAAACGTCTGAACGTAATGGCCAAGTGATTTCTGCGGTTACCGTAACCCCCGACCAAGAGGCAGTTTTAATTACTAATAAAGCGACGCTGGTACGTATTAGAGTTAAAGATATTTCTGTAGTAGGGCGTAATACCCAAGGCGTGAAGTTGATTAATGTTGGTAAGGATGAGGTCGTCGTCGGTTTGGCCGTGGTCAATGTGTCTGAAGAAGAGGATGCATTGGATGAAGAAATCATGAATGAAAATTCAGATGCGGTGGGTGAGAAAACCGTTGAAGGCTCTGACGCTAATGAGGCGGGTGCGGAGATTTTAGATAATAAAAATGCGGAGTAG
- the serC gene encoding 3-phosphoserine/phosphohydroxythreonine transaminase, with amino-acid sequence MARAFNFSAGPAMLPETVLRRAEQELLNWNNSGMSVMEVSHRSVEYMAMAKHAEQTLRDIMAIPDNYSVLFLHGGASLQFSAIPLNLTRPGESADYFDTGVWSAKAIKEAQKYCDVNVVCQNHQRIPEASEWQLSKNAKYVHYTPNETIGGLEFLSVPDVGDVPLIADMSSTILSRPVDVSKFGMIYAGAQKNIGPAGLAIAIVREDLIGHQRDITPNLLNWQLCAENNSMFNTPPTFGWYLAGLVFDWIKEQGGLNAMAHYNESKANKLYQAIDTIDFYANPVEPSQRSWMNVPFTLKDSSLDALFLAQAKEAGLYNLKGHKLVGGMRASIYNAMPVEGVDALIDFMHDFAQAHG; translated from the coding sequence ATGGCAAGAGCGTTTAACTTCAGTGCGGGACCAGCAATGTTGCCAGAAACGGTTCTCCGTCGTGCTGAGCAGGAGTTATTAAATTGGAATAACTCGGGTATGTCTGTAATGGAGGTCAGTCATCGCTCTGTGGAATACATGGCGATGGCGAAACATGCAGAGCAAACGCTGCGCGACATTATGGCTATTCCAGATAACTATAGCGTTTTGTTTTTACATGGTGGTGCATCATTACAATTTAGTGCGATTCCACTCAATCTAACCAGGCCTGGTGAATCAGCCGATTACTTTGATACTGGTGTTTGGTCGGCGAAAGCGATTAAAGAAGCGCAAAAATACTGTGATGTGAATGTGGTCTGTCAAAACCATCAGCGTATTCCTGAAGCATCTGAATGGCAGCTATCTAAAAACGCCAAATACGTGCATTACACGCCGAATGAAACCATCGGTGGTTTGGAGTTTTTGTCTGTTCCCGATGTCGGTGATGTGCCCCTGATCGCTGATATGTCCTCTACCATTTTGTCGCGTCCAGTCGATGTATCAAAATTCGGTATGATTTATGCCGGTGCGCAAAAGAATATCGGCCCAGCGGGGCTTGCGATTGCCATTGTTCGTGAAGACTTGATCGGACATCAACGTGATATTACGCCGAATCTGTTAAATTGGCAGTTATGTGCTGAGAATAATTCGATGTTCAATACCCCACCCACCTTTGGCTGGTACTTGGCAGGCCTGGTTTTTGATTGGATCAAAGAACAAGGTGGTTTAAACGCCATGGCACACTACAACGAAAGCAAGGCTAATAAGCTTTATCAAGCCATTGATACCATTGATTTTTATGCTAATCCTGTTGAGCCGTCACAGCGTTCTTGGATGAATGTGCCTTTTACGCTTAAAGATTCAAGTTTAGATGCCTTGTTTTTAGCCCAAGCTAAGGAAGCGGGTCTGTATAATTTAAAAGGTCACAAGCTTGTTGGTGGTATGCGCGCGAGTATTTACAATGCCATGCCAGTCGAAGGCGTTGATGCGTTAATTGACTTTATGCACGACTTTGCACAAGCACACGGTTAA
- a CDS encoding type II toxin-antitoxin system RelE/ParE family toxin: MQVKQTRRFQKAVKRLHPSQKQALDTAIRELIQTPDLGELKKGDLAEVRVYKFKMQNQLTLLAYRWIDEIPCLLMLSLGSHENFYRDLKNDIKMI, from the coding sequence ATGCAGGTTAAACAAACACGCCGTTTTCAAAAAGCGGTGAAAAGGTTGCACCCCAGTCAAAAACAGGCACTCGATACCGCCATTAGAGAGTTAATCCAAACACCTGATTTGGGTGAGCTTAAAAAGGGCGATTTGGCCGAAGTGCGTGTTTATAAATTTAAAATGCAAAACCAGTTAACACTCTTAGCCTATCGTTGGATTGATGAAATTCCTTGTTTGTTGATGTTATCACTTGGTAGTCATGAGAATTTTTATCGCGATTTGAAAAATGATATAAAAATGATATAA
- a CDS encoding homoserine dehydrogenase, protein MKIIAVSEPNLANPLLADAAERGIPNFPSYEEAICEYGDKVDIIMDTSNRKELKLDVGRLLQETDNKHTVLVPMVVDYLMWYLIPDAQAIPQSHHQNIGY, encoded by the coding sequence GTGAAGATTATTGCTGTTAGTGAACCGAATTTAGCGAATCCATTGTTGGCGGACGCTGCTGAAAGGGGTATTCCAAACTTTCCAAGCTATGAAGAAGCTATTTGTGAATATGGTGATAAGGTTGATATTATTATGGATACCTCTAACCGCAAAGAATTAAAGTTAGATGTAGGACGTTTGTTACAAGAAACAGATAATAAGCACACGGTTTTGGTGCCGATGGTAGTGGATTATTTAATGTGGTATCTGATACCCGACGCACAAGCAATTCCTCAATCACATCATCAGAACATTGGCTACTAG
- the ubiG gene encoding bifunctional 2-polyprenyl-6-hydroxyphenol methylase/3-demethylubiquinol 3-O-methyltransferase UbiG: MNIANNVDQQELANFNQYAHQWWNTEGEFGALHKINPLRLSFIQRHIDLTNMSALDIGCGGGILSESMAESGASVTGIDLAEEVLKVAKLHALDTGVKVNYLISSAESHAQNHPGFYDCVTCMEMLEHVPDPQAIIQAAADATKPGGFVFFSTLNRSNKSLLLAIFTAEYLLNVVPKGTHQHDKFIKPSELGQMARQAGLVLIDSAGIDYNPVFKRCALSNDVSINYLMAFQKPHNEANPL, encoded by the coding sequence ATGAACATAGCCAACAACGTTGATCAACAAGAACTTGCCAACTTTAACCAGTACGCCCATCAATGGTGGAATACTGAGGGTGAATTTGGTGCACTGCATAAAATTAACCCGCTGCGTCTTAGTTTTATTCAGCGCCATATTGACCTCACAAACATGTCTGCTTTAGATATTGGCTGCGGCGGCGGTATTTTAAGCGAATCGATGGCTGAAAGCGGTGCTTCGGTCACGGGGATAGACCTAGCCGAAGAGGTGCTCAAGGTCGCCAAACTTCATGCGCTCGATACCGGCGTTAAGGTGAACTATTTAATCTCTAGTGCGGAGTCGCATGCCCAAAACCACCCAGGTTTTTATGATTGTGTCACCTGCATGGAAATGCTTGAACATGTACCTGATCCTCAGGCCATTATCCAGGCCGCCGCCGATGCCACTAAACCAGGTGGATTTGTGTTTTTCTCAACGCTTAACCGCAGCAATAAATCCTTGTTACTCGCGATCTTTACCGCTGAGTATTTGCTAAATGTGGTGCCTAAAGGCACCCACCAGCATGACAAATTCATTAAACCTAGTGAGCTGGGTCAAATGGCACGACAAGCAGGCCTGGTGCTGATTGATAGCGCGGGCATTGACTATAATCCTGTATTTAAGCGTTGCGCCTTGAGCAATGATGTGTCGATTAACTACCTAATGGCGTTTCAAAAACCACACAATGAAGCGAATCCATTATGA
- the pheA gene encoding prephenate dehydratase — MDGLTPTEQETQQLNEIRQQIDALDEQIQLLITQRALCAQKVADIKTQGGRVEAVFYRPEREAQVLRAVRERNNSLLSDDDMARLFREIMSACLALEQPLKVAYLGPEGSFTHAATLKQFGSFAQLYPVSTIDEVFKAVEEGEVNYGIVPVENSTEGVVNATQDNLIRMSAQVTGELDLAIHHCLLSKSTDLKQVKKVVAHTQALGQCRTWLQNNLPGVEMEAVDSNALAAKLAQQNASLAAIASEQAAVLYQLRIVKARIEDKQDNTTKFWVIGKEKPLVSGEDKTALVLSLANKAGALHTILESFAKRGISMTRIVSRPSSNKKWDYVFFIDIIGHQLDDKVAEALKEVEQQAYFFKLLGSYPISPMD; from the coding sequence ATGGACGGTTTGACGCCAACGGAACAAGAAACCCAGCAGTTGAACGAGATTCGTCAGCAAATTGATGCTTTGGACGAGCAAATCCAACTGCTTATTACCCAGCGTGCATTATGTGCTCAAAAAGTGGCTGATATCAAAACCCAAGGTGGGCGAGTTGAAGCGGTTTTTTACCGTCCGGAGCGTGAAGCTCAGGTATTGCGTGCCGTTAGGGAGCGCAATAACAGCTTATTGTCTGATGATGATATGGCTAGGTTATTTCGTGAGATTATGTCTGCTTGTTTAGCGCTAGAGCAGCCATTAAAAGTGGCTTATCTTGGGCCTGAAGGCAGTTTTACCCATGCCGCAACCCTAAAACAGTTTGGCTCCTTTGCTCAGCTTTATCCGGTTTCTACCATTGACGAGGTATTTAAGGCTGTTGAAGAAGGCGAAGTGAATTATGGCATCGTCCCAGTTGAAAACTCGACGGAGGGTGTGGTTAATGCGACCCAGGATAATTTAATTCGTATGAGTGCGCAGGTAACGGGCGAATTAGACTTGGCTATTCATCATTGCTTGTTGTCTAAATCGACGGACTTAAAGCAGGTCAAAAAAGTGGTTGCACACACTCAAGCTTTAGGTCAATGTCGCACTTGGCTACAAAACAACCTTCCGGGTGTTGAGATGGAAGCGGTTGACTCTAATGCGCTGGCTGCTAAGTTGGCTCAACAGAATGCGAGCCTGGCAGCCATCGCATCTGAACAGGCCGCGGTGCTCTATCAACTTCGTATAGTAAAAGCACGTATTGAAGACAAGCAAGATAATACGACTAAGTTTTGGGTTATCGGAAAAGAGAAGCCACTTGTTAGTGGAGAGGATAAAACAGCTTTGGTTTTATCCTTGGCCAATAAGGCAGGTGCGTTACATACCATTCTTGAAAGCTTTGCAAAACGTGGTATTAGTATGACGCGCATTGTTTCGCGCCCCTCATCAAATAAAAAGTGGGATTACGTTTTTTTCATTGATATTATAGGTCACCAACTTGATGACAAAGTGGCCGAAGCCTTGAAAGAAGTAGAACAACAAGCTTATTTTTTTAAATTACTTGGCTCTTATCCTATTTCACCGATGGATTAG
- a CDS encoding SDR family NAD(P)-dependent oxidoreductase has translation METSTKKVFLITGAANGLGRALAEQLNQEQHQLILIDKDIKALKKFYDELDASGWKNIFLFPMDLAGSAQAEFEQLAKGLAGFPQLDGLFLNAGILPALTPIEHFDALQWYEVMQTNLNANFHLIQTCLPKLKHSKQAWLVSISDQAVQNNPSYYGAYAVSKAGLEQLTRLVCVENPSIQGTIARLPALASHFRSKVYPGEPPCQNESLESAAQRILKSLQSTAHYPDIEKI, from the coding sequence ATGGAAACATCCACTAAAAAAGTCTTTTTAATCACCGGAGCAGCCAACGGCTTAGGCCGTGCGCTTGCAGAACAACTCAACCAAGAACAGCACCAACTTATCCTAATCGATAAGGACATCAAAGCACTTAAAAAGTTTTATGATGAATTAGACGCATCAGGTTGGAAAAACATCTTCTTATTCCCGATGGATTTGGCGGGTTCAGCCCAAGCGGAATTCGAACAGCTTGCCAAAGGTTTAGCGGGATTTCCTCAGCTTGATGGTTTGTTCTTAAATGCAGGAATACTACCGGCCTTAACGCCCATCGAACATTTTGATGCCTTGCAATGGTACGAAGTAATGCAAACCAATCTAAATGCCAATTTTCATCTGATCCAAACCTGCTTACCTAAACTCAAACACAGCAAGCAGGCCTGGTTAGTTAGCATTTCAGATCAGGCTGTGCAAAACAACCCATCCTATTACGGCGCTTATGCGGTCTCCAAAGCGGGGCTAGAGCAATTAACCCGCCTAGTTTGTGTAGAAAACCCCAGCATCCAAGGCACCATTGCTCGGCTACCCGCGCTAGCCAGCCACTTCCGTAGCAAAGTTTATCCGGGCGAACCTCCTTGCCAAAATGAAAGCCTAGAAAGTGCTGCACAACGCATCCTAAAAAGCCTCCAATCAACGGCTCACTACCCAGATATCGAAAAGATTTAG